In Ignavibacteriales bacterium, the genomic stretch CTTTCTTGTTTTAACCGCAGCAGCGCAAACTAAAATTGTTCGAACAGCATTCCTTTCCGTTCAGGAAGAGAAATTATTGACCCCGGAATTAAAAGCTGCCTATGACTTCTTAAAAAGCAATAAGGAATTCCAAACAAAGCTTATTACTTTCACTCAGCTAAAAAATAATCCATCTCTGCTTAAAAATTTGGATGTTGTGTGGTATCATAAGTCAGATACTCTGGGATTTTCCAAAGATGAAACAGATGCTAAAGTAATCGAATCATTGAAAAACTATATTACCAATGGTGGAAATCTTTTTCTAACGATGGAAGCATTCAATTATGTTGTTAATATGAACCTGGAAACTGAAATTCCAAAAGTAAAATATGTTGAATCAAAAGATGAAGGATATGGAAGGAAGCTCGGGCTGCATTCTTTCCGCAACCATCCAATCTTTGATAAAATGTTTGGTGGTGCCTATATCTGGAATGCCTACGAGGATAACAGATGCAGGCAGATAGGATATTTTGATGATGTCATTCCAAACGGAAAAGTGGTCGCAGTTGATTGGGCATATATAACTTTATTTGAAAATTCAAAATTAATTTTAGAATATGAACAAGGGAAAGGAAAAATTATAGCTGTTGGTGCATATACTTATTTTGCCCCAAGGAATTTTAACAGACCGCTTCTTGAATTGTTCACAAAAAATTCTATTAACTATCTTGCAGGAAAACTGGATGGTGATAGAAAGTTTTATTGGAGCTATAAACCACAAGAGTTAGTTCTGTTTACTAATCCGCAATCTGCAATCACCATTCCACAATCCAAAGTGTGGGACAGAAATTTAGAATCGATGAAGCTTACTTCTCTTTATGGTTCGGAAAATTTTTACGATGTAGCCGGACAGCGAATGGTGATAATGGGAAAAGAGAAAGGCGGGATTGATGAGATTTGGGCGCATCCTTTTATGGCATTACGCGATTACGAAGTCGGTATTCAATTTTCTTATCGCGATACAGTTTACTGGCTTGGCGATCAACGCCCTTTCATCGAAGTAAAGCCGGAATCATTCACCCGCACCTATAATTATCGCCGAGCATTTCTTAAGGAAGTTGTAATTGCAGATCCGGAAAAGCCGGTTGGTGTTGTTCACTATGAATATCGTGGATTGTTTCCGGCAAAGCTCATAATCAAATTTAAAAGCAATATGCGTTATATGTGGCCTTACTCAGAAAGAGCACTTGGATCTATTTATTATAATTTCGATTCAGCTTTAAATGCTTATACGCTTAAAGATGGAAGCGGGGATTTTAATGTAATAGTTGGTTCTAATAAAATTCCTCTTACAAAATTGGAAGGAAAGTTCGACAGCTTTGCAAAGAAAGATTCAGTGTTTACCGGTAAAGAAACAAAGAAATTTCAATTTGCTGCTATTCAACAGTTTAGTTTGAAAGAAAATGATAATATGGATATAGTTATAGTGGCAACTGATCAGGGAAAAGAAGAAGCATTAACTACATACAAAGATGCAATCCAAAACCCGGAAACGGTTTATCAGCAAATCACCAAATACACGCGTGGAATTCTAAAAGACAAACTAACTATAACTTCTCCTGATAAAGATTTTAATGAAGGTTACCGCTGGGCTATGATTGGAACCGATAGATTTTTTGTTCATACGCCGGGAGTCGGGAAATCGATGGTAGCAGGTTATTCTACAACCGCAACTGGTTGGGACGGAAATCAAACTGTTAGCGGTCGTCCTGGGTATGCGTGGTATTTTGGCAGGGATGGGCAATGGAGCGGTTACGCACTTTTGGATTACGGTGATTTTGCAAAAGTAAAAGATCTTTTAGAATTCTTTCAAAAGTATCAGGACCTAACTGGTAAAATCTTTCATGAGTTAACAACAAGCGGTGTAGTTCACTACGATGCAGCCGATGCAACTCCGCTTTATATTATTCTTGCTGGAAAATATTTGCGCCACTCCGGTGATGTTGAATTCATTAGAAAATCCTGGGACAATATTAAGAAAGCAGTTGATTACTGCTTTTCAACTGATACCGATGGTGATCATTTAATTGAGAATACAAATATTGGTCATGGGTGGGTGGAAGGTGGAAAACTATACGGAACGCACACAACTTTATATCTTGCTGGAAGCTGGGCGGCAGCGTTAAGAGAAGCCAGTAATATGGCGAACAAATTAGGTCTCGATAAAGAAAGCAAATTCTATTCTGATGAATCTTCTTTAGTTACAAATATTATCAACAAAGATTTCTGGAATGAGAAGCGCAGCTTTTACTACGATGGAAAATTTAAGGACGGAACTTATCTTGATGAACCAACCGTTCAGGTTTCTGTTCCAATTTATTTTAATACAATTGAAAAGAACCGGATACCTTCTATGTTAGATGAATTTGCGAGCAACAATTTTTCTCCTGATTGGGGTGTAAGAATAGTTAGTGAGAAAAGTCCACTCTTCAAACCGTATGGTTATCATTATGGGAGTGTTTGGCCCTTGTTTACAGGCTGGGCTTCTCTGGCTGAATACAAAAATGGAAAATACGATCAAGGGTTTTTCCATGTTATGGCAAATTTAAATGTATATAAAAACTGGGCGCTTGGATTTGTTGAAGAAGTTATAAATGGTGCAGAGTATAAACCATCGGGGGTATGTAGGCATCAATGCTGGTCCGAGACGATGGTGCTTCAACCATTGCTGGAAGGAATGCTCGGACTGGAACCATCTGCACTGGAAAACAAAATAAAACTTGCCCCGCACTTTCCTGCGGATTGGGATTTTGCTGAAGTTGAAAATGCAAGATCAGGTTCGCAAAATCTTTCTTTCAAAATGAAAAGAGAAATGGACAAAACCATTTATACGTTCGAGCATTCAGGCAACAAACCGCTTGAAGTTGAGTTTAATCCTTCATTTCCACTCAAGACAAATTTTGAGAAATTATTCATCGATGGGAAACAGGTTGAATTAAAAATAGCAAATGAACAGCAGGCAGTTATAATCAATTCTTCTTTTACTATTGATAAAAAAGCAGTTGTTGAAGTTTATCATAAGGGAGGTATTGCTGTTATTCCTGTAGTTACAAATCCAATTCCAGGAGATAGCTCACGAGGATTCAGAATTATCTCTTCCAAAATAGATGGAAACGATTTTGTTGTTAGCGTAGAAGGAAAGAATGGTAATCAGGAAGTGATGCAGGTTTATTGCCCGGCGAAAAATATACAAAGTGTGGAGAATGGTGAGATTGCAGGAGAAGAAAATGGAATTTATAAGATAAGGATTAACTTTGTTCATCCATCAGGAAAGTATGTAAATAAAGAAATAAAAATAATAACTAATCCGCATTGATCAGTTTGATCAGCGCCATCCGCGTTCTATATAAAAAACAATAGAACACGGATAACGCAGATGATACGGATTTGCGCCGATAAGACACCGGAAATATTTTAAGGTATTAAAATGAAAAACCTTCTTGCTTTTTTAATTCTTTTAACTGTATCAACTTTTTCACAATATTTATCTGATCTGAACGCGACAAAAGTTGATCCGCTTTATACAACTTATGCGGCACCGCTAAGTCGGGCTGAGTTTATCGTCGATCAGGGTTTTCAATTCATCTGGTACGATCAGGAACGAGGAATTGAATATCAAACAGATCAAGCTGGCAATATGGGAATAGCTTTTAAGTGTAACGGAGTACTTCATCAAAAATTGCAGCAATATTACAAGCAGCCAACCATAACCGCAAATTATAGCGATTTGGTAAAATATTATTATTATCCCTTTCAGAACATCCGTGTTGATGTTCTCTTTCAGGTTTATAATTCAAGGATTGCAATTCAGGATTTGAAGATAACAAACGAAGGAATAAGCGATGCCGCGTTTTCAGTCTACCCATATATCAATCATACTAATGGAAAATATTCTGATGTAAACCTTACAAATGAAAATGATGGTTTTACTTTCCATCACCGCGAAACCCCAGATGGTTGGATGAAAGAACACAACATACCCTTTCA encodes the following:
- a CDS encoding GH116 family glycosyl hydrolase, coding for MRLTIHIEIIFLLIFLVLTAAAQTKIVRTAFLSVQEEKLLTPELKAAYDFLKSNKEFQTKLITFTQLKNNPSLLKNLDVVWYHKSDTLGFSKDETDAKVIESLKNYITNGGNLFLTMEAFNYVVNMNLETEIPKVKYVESKDEGYGRKLGLHSFRNHPIFDKMFGGAYIWNAYEDNRCRQIGYFDDVIPNGKVVAVDWAYITLFENSKLILEYEQGKGKIIAVGAYTYFAPRNFNRPLLELFTKNSINYLAGKLDGDRKFYWSYKPQELVLFTNPQSAITIPQSKVWDRNLESMKLTSLYGSENFYDVAGQRMVIMGKEKGGIDEIWAHPFMALRDYEVGIQFSYRDTVYWLGDQRPFIEVKPESFTRTYNYRRAFLKEVVIADPEKPVGVVHYEYRGLFPAKLIIKFKSNMRYMWPYSERALGSIYYNFDSALNAYTLKDGSGDFNVIVGSNKIPLTKLEGKFDSFAKKDSVFTGKETKKFQFAAIQQFSLKENDNMDIVIVATDQGKEEALTTYKDAIQNPETVYQQITKYTRGILKDKLTITSPDKDFNEGYRWAMIGTDRFFVHTPGVGKSMVAGYSTTATGWDGNQTVSGRPGYAWYFGRDGQWSGYALLDYGDFAKVKDLLEFFQKYQDLTGKIFHELTTSGVVHYDAADATPLYIILAGKYLRHSGDVEFIRKSWDNIKKAVDYCFSTDTDGDHLIENTNIGHGWVEGGKLYGTHTTLYLAGSWAAALREASNMANKLGLDKESKFYSDESSLVTNIINKDFWNEKRSFYYDGKFKDGTYLDEPTVQVSVPIYFNTIEKNRIPSMLDEFASNNFSPDWGVRIVSEKSPLFKPYGYHYGSVWPLFTGWASLAEYKNGKYDQGFFHVMANLNVYKNWALGFVEEVINGAEYKPSGVCRHQCWSETMVLQPLLEGMLGLEPSALENKIKLAPHFPADWDFAEVENARSGSQNLSFKMKREMDKTIYTFEHSGNKPLEVEFNPSFPLKTNFEKLFIDGKQVELKIANEQQAVIINSSFTIDKKAVVEVYHKGGIAVIPVVTNPIPGDSSRGFRIISSKIDGNDFVVSVEGKNGNQEVMQVYCPAKNIQSVENGEIAGEENGIYKIRINFVHPSGKYVNKEIKIITNPH